Below is a genomic region from Syngnathus typhle isolate RoL2023-S1 ecotype Sweden linkage group LG3, RoL_Styp_1.0, whole genome shotgun sequence.
GTCCGGAGCAGGTGATCAAGAATCCTGTGCGGACCATCAGCCTCCACACGGACGTTGTGCTCTCCATGTCCTTCAACACCGATGCCACCCTCTTGGCCACAACCTGCAAGGACAAGAAAGTCCGGCTCCTGGAGCCGCGGTCGGGGACCCTGCTCCAGGTAATCTTGGCAAGACGGTTTTCTTAAACCTTCTGGGCCACCGTACTTTGAGTTTTAGAAGAATCCTACCTCATCCTATTAGTTCTTTAGTTTGCATTAAATATTGTAACCTTGGCGAAGACaccactattttttattttttggggcggACAGAGATTTTGACTCGCTTGTGTCTGAATCCTTTGTGGCGTTCCGGTTTGGCAGGAAACCAACTGCAAGACTCACAAGGCCAGCAAGGTGCTGATTCTGGACAACGTCAACAAGCTGCTCACCTCAGGCACGTCCAGGTGGAACGACAGACAGATTGCACTTTGGGACCTGGTAAGTTCTTCAAACTGATGAAGAAAATGTTTTGTACTGAGTCCACTTTATTTTACcattttactttgtttttattcaaattgattCTAAAGCTTTCATTTACCttaatattattttcaaaagaaaatgatCATGATTATAATCCATGATCATCTCTCAATGGAAAATTTTGCAATTTTATCCGACCTCTTTGTGTTATTGACTTCATTTTACTGTGACACGGTCTGCCTGAAGGTGTGATATTGACTCTATGCAGGAGAAACACTTATGAGCATTTGTAATATTGAGAACATCTGTCACGTGTGGACTCCAGATTATATTCCTCTGACCTCATTTTGCCTCGCTGTCACTTTTGCCCCAGTGCGACggcaacaaaaatacaaataataatccAGCTTTATGTCCAAGTGGAAAACTCCAAGGGTGCGTTTTGTTTGCAAGTGCGGAGTTGGCAATGATAATCGGAAAACTCGATGTAATGCATAATGTCGCCACAGATAGACAAGAAGGTGAAGTAGTGTACAactactgccacctagtggacaaATTGAAGGACGAGTAGCTCCTgacttttatgtattttatcGCGGTGTTGCTCCAGTTTAGTTTGTTTATATTGACTTAATTCTTACGGCCATGAGATGTACCtggaaattattttcttttttttttcagggtgaCCTGTCAGTGCCTTTGGTCGAGGAAAATCTAGATGGTTCGTCAGGTTTCCTCTTTCCGTTCTACGACCCGGACACACACATGCTGTACCTGGCCGGGAAGGTGAGCGAGCATCCTTGAACGCTCTCTACAGGATAGTTTTTATCTCTATGTATCACAAAAACTAATTTGGAAAACCCGATTTAACGACGAGGCGCTGGTGTTTCTTCCAGGGGGACGGGAACATCAGGTACTATGAGATCAGCTCGGAAAAGCCGTACATCCACTACCTGACGGAGTACCGCTCCAATTTACCTCAGAAAGGGATGGGTAAGGAACGTACCAATGTacaacaaactttttttgtctgtctgttgACGCTCAAGCACCTGCAAGCAAATCTAATGTGCAAATAGCCGGCAGGCTTTGGATAGTCAAAGCAGCTGAAAAAGCCGTTCAGCCCAGAACATGACCTCCTTTTTTTCTTgagaaccatttttttttttctttgagttgTAATCGTCAGAATTTTTCTCTGTGATGGATGATGACGAATTATTTGCAAGATTTTAATAAGAGTGAAGTTATTTCCTTCGCTGTTCTCAGGTGTGATGCCAAAGAGAGGCCTGGACGTGAGCATGTGCGAAGTTTTTCGCTTCTACAAACTGGTGACCATCAAGACTCTCATCGAGCCGCTGTCCATGATCGTCCCTCGCAGGGTAAGAGGAAGCCCTCGCCGACTCATCTTCAAGCGTCATCATATTTTGTCAACGTTTACAGTCCGAGTCGTACCAGGAGGACATCTATCCAATGACGGCGGGCAACAAGCCCGCCTTGACCGCCGACGAGTGGCTGAGCGGCATCGACAGAGGTCAGCGATATTTCTGCTTCTTCCTGAAATCCGCAAACGTCTCCATTTTCCTATCGCCTGGTGCGTAGGCCCAGTGCTGATGTCGCTAAAGCCCGGCCGTCCGGTGGACGAATCCAACGGCGAGACCGATAAGGCTCACGGTAGAGCGTACATTAGGGAACAGCCGGGCGGCGGCAAGACGGCCAACAACGGCGTGGCTGGAGACGGCAGGAGGGTGGTGACTAACGGACAAGACTTCCTGCTCTGCTCGCCACCCAAAACGGAAAATGAGGTAGTGAATGATGATGTCACACGAGTGTGGGCTTGGATTGACAGGTTTGACAGTTGAGGATCTGGGAAGTAGATCAGGTTAACTTGTCATGTTGATATTTTAGCTTTAGTGAACATAAATGTTTTCTATACGTATTTATGCAAATTAAGGCCTACCGACGGAATGTGACTCTGTCGATGTTGTCCGCAGCTTCGCGTGAAATTCCACAAGCAGCAGGACGAAATCCGCCGACTGGTGGAGCTTCTCCAACAGAGGGACGTGCACATCAAGCAGCTGGAGCTAGAGATCAACAATTTGAAAAACTCTCAGCAGAACTCACTTTAACACAGttcccttctttttctttttttttttttttttagacaagcACGCGCTTCCTGTAGTCACATATAAGGTGCACATATTGTTGATGTAAATACACTCAGTGATTCTTACCCACACGCTTTTAAAAACTTGCACACTTTTATTTTATATCGCAGCTATGCAattttttagcttttttttttaaaacgctTTTTATAagcggaaagaaaaacaaacatgctgTCTGCtttaaaaaggagaaaaaaacaaatccgtAATTGTATGTGAGCCCATTCTGTTTGTTGGCGTCAATGTTCAAAAAAgtacactgaaaagaaaaaactagATAAAACTGATAatgtgcttccttttttttttctttcttttgcaaTGATTTGAATCTTTTCATCCACTCTTGATGGCAGCTTTTGTAGAGGCCAAGACCAAAAGCACGCTTTCGTCCTCATCTTTCATCCAGCATTGGTTTGTTTTAATTGGGAAGTGCAGCGCCAAATGAATGGAAGCTCGGGCTTGACATGTTTGTTGTGTATGACATCTAAAGCTGGTGCAGTTCTTTACTGTGGTTGAGTCACTGTGAAAAAAAGTtggcattttattaaaaaaagcctcCAATGAACACCTCTTGTTCActtttataaaaaaacaaaaacattttgccaGGAATAAACTGGCAGGCTCATCTGATGTCAATGTTGTCTGGTGCatttaatgattattttttttgtcgagTTTTCAGATGTCCAACTTTGTGAGTGATGATTGAACACATCTTGAGTCTACCGACGAACATGTGAGTACAGCGGAGGTGGAGTTTTAGCAAACTAGACGTCTAACGTCCGGGTCAGAAAAATAGCCTCCAAAATAACGTTTCACACAAAATAGATCACATAGTTCAAATATGTGCCTATTAAGTGTGGAAAATGTGATTTAGCATGATACAAATCGTGTGAATCAAAAAGTGAGAGGCGAATCGAACGTTTCGATATAAACTGTCACAATTAGGACACCATCAGCAAatgttaaattttttatttacaaagttttttttgccATACAGAAAGTAAAAATGTCGCTACAACCATGACTTGTGCAACAGGTGGCCAcgctaaaaaacaaaactggcATGGCTCACTGGCTGCACAGCTGCTATAGCAATAATTTTATTGGGGTGGTGGTTGAGGGAAGCGAAaggaaacaacacaaaaagaaaaagaaaataataaaccccaaaaaaaatttttttttcagtcaacaAAATATTAAAAGCACAGACCCAAAGACTAGACCAGTCCCAAAGTTCTCACACGGGATAAATGTTGTGGGATTGACAGTGAAATTGTGGAATGCTGAGTGGCAGGCTGCCTGAGAATCCCGGGATtgtttgaaggggggggggggggggttaaggtgGGGTCGGGTGGCTTTCGCTTCCATGGAGGCGAGGAACGGGGTGGTAGGTCggtaaaaaaaagttgtttggtAGGGATTGGAGGAGGGTTGTTGGTGGCGGTTGCTCCACACTACCCACCCATCCAATATAGTCTTGGCCCAAAAAAGGAGCTCGGAGCTGGGGTTACGGGAAGTGGTGGAGTAGAGGATTGCGAGTCGGAGGAGGTCAGGTGGGTGGGTGGCTAAATGTGCTCCTCTTGCTTTCTAGTCGTCCTCttcgtcgtcctcgtcctcatcttcttcctcgGCTTCCCGCTTTCTCTTCTCACCTTTGCCGGTTGCTGTATCTGAAATGAGGAgggggagagaaagaaaaaaaaaaagattaaggcTATATATACTGTTGCCTCATTAAGGTTATAAATTAGTTTGGTTAAtggtttcatttaattttgactttttttttaattccgttGAATCACCTTGGAGGGTATAACGGACCTCAGCactcaattgttttgtttttttcccccacacacTGTCATCACGGAATGAACAGAGTGATGACGATGATTAAAGGAACTTGAGTACGACTTGGCGACCAACCGCCAGAGCTTTCAGCAAAAAAAAGCAACGTCACCAAGAGTGAACCAGGTAAGACGGCGACATCTTGTGGCAACTATGCGACATTACAAGATTTTCACTAGGTCCTCAATATTACAAATTGACTTTTGGGAAGACTTTCAAAACCATTGCTCCTTTTTTTGTCCTATTACAAAATTATTCTTGAAGTATTTTATGTTGACATTACTCTGACATTTTCCCTGGATATCTTTTTGACATCCCTGTGATATTAACTTTATTCTCATACATTTTCCCCATTGTATaccttcatcgtcttcatcctcATCGTCCTCTTCATCATCTACTTCCCCGTCCAGACCGTAGTCCTCCTCCTAGCAAGGGAAACATTTTTTGAGGTTTGCATGAAACCTGGGATCATCAtgttcatttttgtctttaccTCGTCTTCACAGCTGACctcatcatcatcctcttctCCCTCGACCTCTTCCTCGTCGTCTTCGTCCTCGTCTTCCTCATCTAAGTCATCGTCCTCTccgtcctcatcctcctcgtcctctCCTTCTGGGGGACAAAAGATAGCGCTTATTGTGTTAAGGCGCTGCAATCGAGAACTGTCTCCAAACACTATGAAAAATTTGATTGCAGACTCCAGCCTCGGCCGCTTGCCACCTACcttcgtcatcgtcgtcgtccaCGCCGTCCACCTCGACATCGGAGTCTGAGGCCTCCTTGTCCTCGCAGTCATAGCCGTCCAGGTAGATGAGCTGGGGCAGCAGTTTGAACACGCTGTCCTTGTAGTCGCAAATGGAGGTCACGTCGCAGTTGAACAGGTCCAAACTTTTCAGGTGTTTCAGCTTTTTCTGCGAGTTGCACAAAACCATGTTGGCAAAAaaggagagagcgcgagagagagcttTGGACATACCAGTGGTTCCAACGTGCTGAGTTCTTTCAATTTGTTGCCGCTCAGACTTAGATGTGTAAGGTTGGGGAGTTTCTGTGCTAAGACCTCCAGGCCGCCGCTGATTTTGTTGTCGCTCAACTCCAGCTGAAAGAGAACAGATGGTGCTTACTACAATGTCTCTCAACATACGGCAAGTGAGTAACCCCGACCGGCCGCCTTACCTTTTTGAGCTTTTCTAGTCTGGGTATGTTGGAGATTGATGATAAGCCGACATCTATCAAACTGAGGAAAACCAGGTTGACAAACTCATCCGTGAGGCCTTCGGTATTTCCGTCGGCCGTTTTGCAGTTGTCGAGGACGAGTTCTCGTACCTTAAGTGTGGAAAACAATACGGCTCTTATTTTTCAACAAATAGAAATTAAGAAGTTATATACTCTTTTATGAAGGCCCATGTTGATGAAACATACTAAAAATGTAAGGAGAAGTTATGTGCCCTTTGAAATGTTAGGAACTTGATACACTTTTAGAATTTTTGGGACTCAGGAGTCGTATACTTTCTGAAAAACTAGTGAGTCGTGTTCTTGTCTGTAGAAAAGTTGAATCTTTATGAGATTTTATGGACTTGATCATTGTTGTGAAATGCCTAAATAGTAACTTTACACTTCATGTATTTTATAACTAGTATATGTAAGCTACTAAATGTAACTTAATGCCCTATATATTTCACAAGACAATCAAACCGAGTCACCATCAATAACCCTAAAAATACTATGAACGAAAAGCAATGTGGTTTGTTCTAAATCCTTAGATAGAAAGGTGCAAGTGTGAAGCCGGAGGTAGTTCTTTCCAATTAAAAACTTAACACTGCTCGCGCTGGTCATCAAGTGTATTTACAAGCCCAAAAGTTGCGATTTCTCCGGATAAAACACAAAATTTGAGGCTATCATCGTTTAGAAAACACATTTCCATCACTAGTTACGTTCACCGTCGACACGTGTAATTGTCGGCCCGGCCATGCGAAACCCTGCTTACGTGTTCGCATAGCCTGTGACAAATgcaatgattgtttttttttttttttttaaagtcagctAAGCTACATGCTAGCAGCTAGCACCCCATTGCCGCCGTGCAGTAGACTTGAAGTGTGCGCGGCCGCCATTAGCCCACGCCGCAGCTACGGGCAGGATTGCGAATACACCCTTTTTTTAGTGCACACTTTTCACGTTTTGTTCGCGCTCGGCGGAGAAAACGGAATATTCCTCGTCGTCGAACGAACGGCGCCCGTGTTTTTGCTTTGATGGTGTTTTGTGGTAAATGTgtggcgaaggggaaaacactGCGAAGGGAAATTTAGTCCCcctcaaaaaaatcaaagatgGAGACTGTTTCTTTCTTCCAGACCTTCAAAGACGACAGAATGGCAACATGGCGACCTACGGAGAAACAGTATGCCTCTCCGAGCCTGTTTTTCTCAAGTAACACGCGCTGTTAAATGGACATTGTGGCAGCCGACGTTTTATCACAGTTGCCTTTTTATAAAACACATTTGGCCGTCGTTTTTCAGTCCCGATGACAAACAGCGGGCGTCGAGTTTTTGTCTGCCCACGCATGGCGCCCGCCACTAGGTGTCGGAACTCGTGTCAATCCGAAGGAAAACTCGACTTTTCGGTTATTAAAGGCATCGGGCTACAGCGTAATATCCCGAAAATATCATGTCGAAATTGACAACGGCGGCGTTTACACTCATCGGGATGCGTGTTTGATTGTATCGGGGATTTAATGACGCCATGCTTTTTTGTAGGGCTGCCACCACTATGGCGGATGGGCTAATATGGCGGGAAGACTGCAAGTTGGGAGGCTGCCTTTTAAAATGAGCCACACGAGCGGTTCGCCACCAAATAACAACGTGACCATATTACACCTTTATAATAACTGGAATCCCGTTATTAAGTCATTATTTTGGAGTGCGCGGTGACTTATTCGCGAGTTTTGCCACACTCCCTTTTCAACTTAACATCTCCACACGCTACATAACGGAAATACACTCGATCTGAACATTCTATACGAATCAAGCTAAAATAAAACGAGTTAAAAGTGTACATTTTGTGGACTGCTTTATGAGAGGGAATGTGTCggggttttttcttttttgtttttcataacCGTGTGTGACTATTAGCGCTAACCTAGTTATAATGACGTGACTCCCGAGCGGAAACGgctgttttttaaatattgggGGAAAATGAAGACCGTTTCGAGCACCTTCGCTCAATTCGCATGATCAGGTCCTAAACTGGTactatttaatgtattttttgttaAAACGAACGCCCCCATTCAGCGGTTAAACACCATGCTAAGTAGCAGCAAACATGGCTACCCAAGTCGGTAGAAAGCCCCACCGCGAGGGCACCGAAATGCAGCAAGCGTGGGGCACtgtatttcccccaaaatgtcccCAGAATGGAAGATCGTGGTCGGGTCGGGGCCGGGGTGGCTTTTGGATCTGGGCTGCCGAACACACGAGGGGGGTGGCGGCTGCGAAACGGTTAAAGCGCCGCAATAACGCCGAAGCGAGCTGAGGAATTGCCGTCTCAAAGTAGCAAGCGAACGCCGCGTTCCCCCTTCGTCTCTTGGCGATAGGCTCCGCTTCGGTCGACAAGAGAACCGCGCGGTGTCCATTACGTTAACCGTACTCGGAAGCGAATTTGAGGGAAGAAAAAGTAGCAAGCTAAGCTAACGCGGCTAGCTCCGTAGAAAACTAAAGGGCTTTGCTTCTC
It encodes:
- the anp32b gene encoding acidic leucine-rich nuclear phosphoprotein 32 family member B isoform X1, encoding MLMENRIHLELRNKTPSEVRELVLDNCKTADGNTEGLTDEFVNLVFLSLIDVGLSSISNIPRLEKLKKLELSDNKISGGLEVLAQKLPNLTHLSLSGNKLKELSTLEPLKKLKHLKSLDLFNCDVTSICDYKDSVFKLLPQLIYLDGYDCEDKEASDSDVEVDGVDDDDDEEGEDEEDEDGEDDDLDEEDEDEDDEEEVEGEEDDDEVSCEDEEEDYGLDGEVDDEEDDEDEDDEDTATGKGEKRKREAEEEDEDEDDEEDD
- the anp32b gene encoding acidic leucine-rich nuclear phosphoprotein 32 family member B isoform X3, whose translation is MLMENRIHLELRNKTPSEVRELVLDNCKTADGNTEGLTDEFVNLVFLSLIDVGLSSISNIPRLEKLKKLELSDNKISGGLEVLAQKLPNLTHLSLSGNKLKELSTLEPLKKLKHLKSLDLFNCDVTSICDYKDSVFKLLPQLIYLDGYDCEDKEASDSDVEVDGVDDDDDEEGEDEEDEDGEDDDLDEEDEDEDDEEEVEGEEDDDEEEDYGLDGEVDDEEDDEDEDDEDTATGKGEKRKREAEEEDEDEDDEEDD
- the coro2aa gene encoding coronin-2A encodes the protein MSWRPQYRSSKFRHVYGKPAPKESCYDGVPITCSVQDNNFCAVNPRFLAVITECAGGGAFLVLSVHHTGKVDPHHPRVSGHRGKVLDVKWNPFDDYCIASCSEDATVKVWEIPPHGLLKNMTVAWKELQGHSRRVSLIEWHPSANNILFSTAYDYKVMIWNLDCPEQVIKNPVRTISLHTDVVLSMSFNTDATLLATTCKDKKVRLLEPRSGTLLQETNCKTHKASKVLILDNVNKLLTSGTSRWNDRQIALWDLGDLSVPLVEENLDGSSGFLFPFYDPDTHMLYLAGKGDGNIRYYEISSEKPYIHYLTEYRSNLPQKGMGVMPKRGLDVSMCEVFRFYKLVTIKTLIEPLSMIVPRRSESYQEDIYPMTAGNKPALTADEWLSGIDRGPVLMSLKPGRPVDESNGETDKAHGRAYIREQPGGGKTANNGVAGDGRRVVTNGQDFLLCSPPKTENELRVKFHKQQDEIRRLVELLQQRDVHIKQLELEINNLKNSQQNSL
- the anp32b gene encoding acidic leucine-rich nuclear phosphoprotein 32 family member B isoform X4 — protein: MLMENRIHLELRNKTPSEVRELVLDNCKTADGNTEGLTDEFVNLVFLSLIDVGLSSISNIPRLEKLKKLELSDNKISGGLEVLAQKLPNLTHLSLSGNKLKELSTLEPLKKLKHLKSLDLFNCDVTSICDYKDSVFKLLPQLIYLDGYDCEDKEASDSDVEVDGVDDDDDEGEDEEDEDGEDDDLDEEDEDEDDEEEVEGEEDDDEEEDYGLDGEVDDEEDDEDEDDEDTATGKGEKRKREAEEEDEDEDDEEDD
- the anp32b gene encoding acidic leucine-rich nuclear phosphoprotein 32 family member B isoform X2, with the translated sequence MLMENRIHLELRNKTPSEVRELVLDNCKTADGNTEGLTDEFVNLVFLSLIDVGLSSISNIPRLEKLKKLELSDNKISGGLEVLAQKLPNLTHLSLSGNKLKELSTLEPLKKLKHLKSLDLFNCDVTSICDYKDSVFKLLPQLIYLDGYDCEDKEASDSDVEVDGVDDDDDEGEDEEDEDGEDDDLDEEDEDEDDEEEVEGEEDDDEVSCEDEEEDYGLDGEVDDEEDDEDEDDEDTATGKGEKRKREAEEEDEDEDDEEDD